The segment TGGTGACAGGGCGGTTGCCCTTTGATGGAGATGAGGCGATTGCGATTGCCTTGAAACATCTTCAGGAACCGGTTCCGGATCCCAGAGAGATTGTTCCCGATCTTCCCCAAAGTATATGTGATGTGATTGTTCAGGCGATGGAAAAGGATGTTAACTATCGCTATGCTACTGTGGAAGAAATGGCGGCAGATTTGCGGGAAGTGGTGGAAAGCCTGCCAAACACCAACAGCTCTTCCTCCCCTGATCCGGCTACATCTCCTGAGCGGGAGAGGAAAACCCCTTCCAGTCAACAACCTTTGGGTTCCCGCAATTCCGAGGGTGGGAAACGCCATAACCAGAGAGGTTCCAAAAAGAAAAAAAGTAAGAAAAAATGGTTGGGTTTAATTGTTGTTTTGTTGTTGCTTCCGCTATTATTGATTGGTTTTAACGCTTTAGGTAACTGGATCGAAAATATTGCCATTGGCGGCGGTACTGGAACCGAGGAAAATCAGACGCCAGATGGGTCAAAAGAAGATGAAGCTTCACCAGAGGAACAGCCGGATGAGCAGGATATGGATCAGCCGTCAAATGAAGATTCCAGAAAGAATCTAAACAATAGTACCTCACAGGTGACAAAAAGAAATTCCAATCATGACGATTTTGATGATCATGATGATGAGAACGACGAGGATCAGTCAACTGATCATAAGATCGGCGGGAATGCATTTAGGAAAGTCTCCGTTGAAGGTTCTGACGGAGAGTATAACATTTCTGTGGAAACCGATCGCCCCTTTCGATACGAAGTAATTATTGTACATGTGCCCTCAGGAGCGAATACATATATTTCCAATTCCGTTGACAAAGTGGAGGACGGAGAAGTCGAGTTTGAGGTGAATATCCCTGAATCGGATATGCCGGAATATGGACTGATCAAACTCCAAATGTATTCTTCCAGTG is part of the Kroppenstedtia pulmonis genome and harbors:
- the pknB gene encoding Stk1 family PASTA domain-containing Ser/Thr kinase — its product is MEGKRLGGRYEILKRVGGGGMAVVYQAKDLVLERHVAVKVMNDSISHDEEFIRRFNREAKAAGSLSHPNVVNVYDVGNEEHTHYMVMEFIDGQSLMEKIEQRGYIPAREAAEIALQICDGLAHAHENGIVHRDIKPHNIMVARGDRYKVADFGISRLSSSSTITQTGSVMGSVHYFSPEQAQGHQISYQSDIYSLGIVLYEMVTGRLPFDGDEAIAIALKHLQEPVPDPREIVPDLPQSICDVIVQAMEKDVNYRYATVEEMAADLREVVESLPNTNSSSSPDPATSPERERKTPSSQQPLGSRNSEGGKRHNQRGSKKKKSKKKWLGLIVVLLLLPLLLIGFNALGNWIENIAIGGGTGTEENQTPDGSKEDEASPEEQPDEQDMDQPSNEDSRKNLNNSTSQVTKRNSNHDDFDDHDDENDEDQSTDHKIGGNAFRKVSVEGSDGEYNISVETDRPFRYEVIIVHVPSGANTYISNSVDKVEDGEVEFEVNIPESDMPEYGLIKLQMYSSSGDQFTRILEKRYN